A section of the Candidatus Nitrosacidococcus sp. I8 genome encodes:
- a CDS encoding Rne/Rng family ribonuclease, with protein MKKMLINGTHPEELRVAMVNGQKLQDLDIENASRGQKKGNIYKGKITRVEPSLEAVFVDYGTDRQGFLPLKDISNEYFRSSSELSNESYPKIQDLLKEGQELIVQIEKEERGNKGAALSTFISLAGKYLVLMPNSPKAGGVSRRIEGQERSSLLSALNMLDIPEGIGLIARTAAANKDEKELKRDFDYLIHLWQVIKTAAEGKKAPFLIYQESDVIIRALRDHLHLDVDEILIDTPSIYQRAYDFMCQVIPNELHKLKLYQDKISLFARFDIENQVESAFEREVHLSSGGAIVIDYTEALTAIDVNSARANKGEDIQATALSTNLEAAEEIARQLRLRDLGGLIVIDFIDMAMVHHQRSVEHHLKKCLRADRARIQVGRISRFGILEMSRQRLRPSLGDTYQTPCSSCEGKGYIRGIESFALSVLRHIEEKVTQEKLISITIQLPVPIASFLLNKKRTHLAAIEKRYGIELSLIPNSQIETSIFEFEKFKGEEKEEKKKEQINTSFDMKDYGFLFDTVKEDPIDTKITKNTSNPKEESISIETVPIASKEDLESNILPFKLKPTLLKTQPGFLTHFWKVFNHEDLGENRLNINEYQNQSKPHHRNSKKQYHTSSKSEEVIDCNNKEPSESKDNHNNSSSKPYHRPRQDRNRYRGRYHRTAASSKHSQSYKENKTITQNELAQQAIETATDLVIPESDSQHTQ; from the coding sequence ATGAAAAAAATGTTAATTAACGGAACGCACCCGGAAGAGCTGCGTGTAGCCATGGTAAATGGCCAGAAGTTACAAGATTTGGATATTGAAAATGCAAGCCGAGGGCAAAAGAAGGGAAATATTTATAAAGGAAAAATTACTCGAGTTGAACCTAGTTTAGAAGCAGTATTTGTAGATTATGGTACTGATCGGCAAGGATTTCTTCCTTTAAAAGATATATCCAATGAGTATTTTCGATCTTCCTCAGAACTCTCTAATGAAAGCTATCCTAAAATTCAAGATTTATTAAAAGAAGGTCAAGAGCTTATTGTTCAAATAGAGAAAGAGGAACGAGGAAATAAAGGGGCAGCACTTTCCACTTTTATTAGCCTTGCGGGTAAATATTTAGTATTAATGCCAAATAGCCCTAAGGCAGGAGGAGTTTCACGCCGAATTGAAGGGCAAGAGCGATCCAGCCTTTTATCTGCCTTAAATATGCTAGATATTCCTGAGGGGATAGGGTTGATTGCTAGAACAGCAGCAGCAAATAAAGATGAGAAAGAGTTAAAACGAGATTTCGATTATTTAATACATCTCTGGCAGGTTATTAAAACAGCTGCTGAAGGAAAAAAAGCTCCATTTCTTATCTACCAAGAAAGTGATGTAATTATTCGTGCTTTGCGAGATCACTTGCACCTAGATGTAGATGAGATACTGATTGATACCCCTAGTATTTACCAGCGTGCCTATGACTTCATGTGTCAAGTCATTCCTAATGAATTACATAAACTAAAACTCTATCAAGATAAGATTTCTTTATTCGCTCGTTTTGATATTGAAAATCAAGTGGAATCAGCCTTTGAACGAGAAGTTCATTTATCTTCAGGGGGTGCTATTGTCATTGATTATACAGAGGCATTAACAGCGATTGATGTAAATTCTGCTCGAGCTAATAAAGGAGAAGATATTCAAGCAACAGCACTTTCAACAAATTTAGAGGCAGCCGAAGAAATTGCACGACAATTGAGACTCCGAGATTTAGGAGGGCTAATTGTTATTGATTTTATCGATATGGCAATGGTACATCACCAGAGATCGGTAGAACACCATCTAAAAAAATGCTTACGAGCAGATCGAGCAAGGATACAGGTGGGTCGTATTTCCAGATTTGGTATCCTAGAGATGTCTCGGCAACGACTACGTCCCTCTCTAGGAGATACCTACCAAACACCATGCTCTAGCTGTGAAGGTAAGGGATATATTCGAGGAATAGAATCCTTTGCTCTATCTGTGTTACGTCATATTGAAGAAAAAGTAACTCAAGAAAAACTAATTTCTATTACAATACAGCTACCTGTTCCTATTGCCTCTTTTTTACTTAATAAAAAACGTACCCACTTAGCGGCAATTGAAAAGCGATACGGTATAGAGCTATCCCTTATTCCAAACTCTCAAATTGAGACATCTATTTTTGAGTTTGAGAAATTTAAGGGTGAAGAAAAAGAAGAAAAGAAAAAAGAACAAATTAATACTTCTTTTGACATGAAGGATTATGGATTTTTATTTGATACGGTTAAAGAAGATCCTATAGATACAAAGATTACTAAAAATACGTCTAACCCTAAAGAAGAATCCATTTCAATAGAAACTGTCCCCATAGCATCTAAAGAAGATTTAGAAAGCAATATTCTACCTTTTAAGCTCAAGCCTACTCTATTAAAAACTCAACCTGGATTTTTAACTCATTTTTGGAAAGTATTTAATCATGAGGATTTAGGAGAAAATAGATTAAATATAAATGAGTACCAAAATCAATCTAAGCCCCACCATAGAAATAGCAAGAAACAATATCATACCTCCTCTAAATCAGAGGAAGTGATAGATTGCAATAATAAAGAACCATCCGAATCTAAAGATAATCACAATAATTCTTCCTCTAAGCCTTATCATCGTCCAAGACAAGATAGAAATAGATATAGAGGACGTTATCATCGAACAGCTGCTTCAAGTAAACATTCGCAAAGTTATAAAGAAAACAAAACAATAACTCAAAATGAGTTAGCACAACAAGCGATAGAAACAGCTACGGATTTAGTAATCCCAGAATCAGATTCTCAACACACTCAGTAA